A window of Rubricoccus marinus contains these coding sequences:
- a CDS encoding nucleotidyltransferase family protein, giving the protein MQHLTALVLAAGRSSRMPRENKLLADLCGEPVLTHVLRLASGAPFTSAVVVTGHDREAVESLASGVGLRTVHNAEWREGMGTSLAVGAKAVSPEADALAVLLGDVPLVRRATLERLWREASPEAIVRPIYRGQPGHPVVFGRAFLPDLLRVRGDDGARSVLQAHAAHVVRVPTDDEGVAMDADTPEALARLRTRF; this is encoded by the coding sequence GTGCAGCACCTGACGGCGCTCGTCCTCGCCGCGGGCCGGTCGTCGCGGATGCCGCGCGAGAATAAGCTCCTGGCCGACCTGTGCGGCGAGCCCGTCCTGACGCACGTTCTGCGTCTCGCGTCTGGCGCGCCGTTCACCAGTGCCGTCGTCGTGACCGGACACGACCGCGAGGCCGTCGAATCGCTGGCCTCTGGCGTAGGACTCCGCACCGTCCACAACGCCGAGTGGCGCGAGGGCATGGGCACTTCGCTCGCCGTAGGCGCTAAAGCGGTCTCGCCAGAGGCCGACGCGCTGGCGGTTCTCCTGGGCGACGTGCCGCTCGTGCGGCGCGCCACGCTGGAGCGCCTCTGGCGCGAGGCGTCGCCCGAAGCCATCGTGCGGCCGATCTATCGTGGCCAGCCGGGGCACCCGGTCGTCTTCGGCCGCGCGTTTCTCCCGGACCTCCTCCGCGTCCGCGGCGACGACGGCGCGCGCTCGGTTCTCCAGGCCCACGCCGCGCACGTCGTCCGCGTCCCGACCGACGATGAGGGCGTGGCGATGGACGCCGACACGCCAGAGGCTCTCGCGAGGCTCCGCACCCGGTTCTGA
- a CDS encoding 3-oxoacyl-ACP reductase: protein MPLLSSDSVALVTGSSRGAGAAIAKALAREGAAVCVNYLHSADKASGVVAEIEAAGGRAFAHGADVTDRDAVQGMIEAIQERYGRIDIAVSNALPSYSFDPSARYVGIETAEWEDFNRQYEGAVRAAFHLAQALTPVMREQASGGSIVHIGTNLVYNPVVTYHDYTAAKAGLVGLTRTLAKELGPHGIRVNLVAGGLLQTTDASAVTSDEVFEFVRQGTPLQQTVTPEEFADAVLFFASPLSRTVTGQSLAVDGGLTMA, encoded by the coding sequence ATGCCCCTGCTCTCGTCCGATTCCGTCGCCCTCGTTACTGGCTCCAGCCGCGGCGCGGGTGCCGCCATCGCCAAGGCCCTCGCGCGCGAAGGCGCCGCCGTGTGCGTCAACTACCTCCACAGCGCCGACAAGGCCTCTGGCGTCGTGGCCGAGATCGAGGCCGCGGGCGGCCGCGCGTTCGCGCACGGGGCCGACGTGACCGATCGCGACGCCGTGCAGGGCATGATCGAGGCGATTCAGGAGCGTTACGGCCGCATCGACATCGCCGTCTCGAACGCGCTGCCGTCCTACTCCTTCGATCCGTCCGCGCGCTACGTCGGGATCGAGACCGCCGAGTGGGAGGACTTCAACCGCCAGTACGAGGGCGCCGTGCGGGCCGCGTTCCACCTCGCGCAGGCGCTCACGCCCGTCATGCGGGAGCAGGCCTCTGGCGGCTCCATCGTGCACATCGGCACCAACCTCGTGTACAACCCGGTCGTGACGTACCACGACTACACCGCCGCCAAGGCCGGGCTCGTCGGCCTCACACGGACGCTCGCGAAGGAGCTCGGTCCCCACGGCATCCGGGTCAACCTCGTGGCCGGCGGCCTGCTCCAGACGACGGACGCCAGCGCGGTGACCTCCGACGAGGTGTTCGAGTTCGTCCGGCAGGGCACGCCGCTGCAGCAGACCGTCACGCCAGAGGAGTTCGCCGACGCCGTCCTCTTTTTCGCCTCGCCGCTCTCGCGGACTGTCACCGGCCAGTCGCTCGCCGTCGACGGCGGCCTGACGATGGCGTAG
- a CDS encoding XdhC family protein — MRELKDIAARASVLRQRREPFTVATVVRVEGSAYRREGARMLVERDGQATGAVSGGCLEGEVIHQTREALASGEPLLVSYRLGHGDPMLDAVLGFGSGCDGTVWLLIEPVLPGADVPLGPLAATAALDSRHTGSLATVFASEDPALVGRRRLALDGEAPRSTLSPSLDARVASALASGARGPHRPAVLHLDGADVLVEPVRPPIRLAVFGHGPDAVPLVRAAYALGWATTLVGTRPPEELAARFPEADERRVLTHAEEVQEHIEIDARTAAVVLTHVYLRDRVLLRGLLASGAFYVGALGSRGRAARLRADLADAGVTPEAIARLRAPVGLDLGAETPEEIAVAIVAEVLAADRGRYARPLAQTAVTAPEAASCST; from the coding sequence ATGCGTGAACTCAAGGACATCGCCGCCCGCGCGAGTGTGCTCCGCCAGAGGCGCGAGCCGTTCACCGTCGCGACGGTTGTGCGCGTGGAGGGCTCGGCGTATCGGCGCGAGGGCGCCCGGATGCTCGTGGAGCGCGATGGGCAGGCGACCGGTGCCGTCAGCGGCGGCTGTTTGGAGGGCGAGGTGATCCACCAAACGCGAGAGGCGCTGGCCTCTGGCGAGCCGCTGCTCGTGAGCTACCGGCTGGGCCACGGCGACCCGATGCTGGACGCCGTCCTCGGCTTCGGGAGCGGCTGCGACGGGACTGTCTGGCTCTTGATTGAGCCCGTTTTACCCGGAGCCGACGTCCCACTCGGGCCCCTGGCGGCGACCGCCGCGCTGGACTCGCGCCACACCGGCTCGCTCGCGACGGTCTTCGCGTCGGAAGATCCCGCGCTCGTCGGGCGGCGGCGCCTCGCGCTGGACGGTGAGGCGCCGCGCTCGACGCTCTCCCCGTCGCTCGACGCGCGCGTCGCCTCGGCCCTGGCCTCTGGCGCCAGAGGCCCGCATCGGCCGGCCGTGTTGCATCTCGACGGCGCCGACGTTCTCGTTGAGCCCGTTCGCCCGCCGATCCGCCTGGCCGTTTTCGGGCACGGACCCGACGCCGTCCCGCTCGTTCGCGCCGCGTACGCGCTAGGGTGGGCGACGACGCTTGTCGGCACACGCCCGCCCGAGGAACTGGCCGCGCGCTTTCCTGAGGCCGACGAGCGCCGGGTACTCACGCACGCCGAGGAGGTGCAGGAGCACATCGAGATCGACGCGCGTACCGCCGCCGTTGTGCTCACCCACGTCTACCTCCGCGACCGCGTGCTCTTGCGCGGACTTCTCGCCTCTGGCGCGTTCTACGTGGGCGCGCTAGGCTCGCGCGGACGCGCCGCCCGCCTCCGCGCCGACCTCGCCGACGCGGGCGTTACGCCAGAGGCCATCGCGAGGCTGCGCGCACCCGTCGGGCTGGACCTGGGCGCCGAAACGCCCGAGGAGATCGCCGTCGCCATCGTTGCCGAGGTCCTCGCCGCCGACCGCGGGCGCTACGCGAGGCCGCTGGCGCAAACTGCCGTGACCGCGCCAGAGGCCGCGTCGTGCAGCACCTGA
- a CDS encoding TonB-dependent receptor gives MRSLLLLLLLLPSAALAQSVQTIRGSVLDRDTRAPVIGATVLVVDSEPLLGSASDTDGRFAVERVPLGRHTLEVRSLGYESLRLPNVLVSAGQETVLEIALSEAVLAGEEVVVSAARLDGRPRNEMATVSARSFSAEQTSRFAGAVDDPARLAASFAGVAPTGSGIADNAIAIRGNAPKGVLWRLEGVEIPNPNHFAGLSVAGGGGLTLFSGELLADSDVFTGAFPAEYGNALSGVFEMHFRTGNPATREHTLKAGLIGLEVASEGPIQMGAPSTYLVNYRYSTLGLLLPLLPTDAGATYQDLSFKLAFPTRGAGRFELWGIGGLDGQTLVENPDSTTWTSDFWDRTRFDVDLGVGASGLSHHLVLGTRTYLRTTAALTAQRTEWDQQHFSDDLDLQPDLTLKKTTSRASLGATLTHKWSPRHLTTTGVSLQRIGYDLDLRIAPDQQPPLAPVAVGSGTSEWLEAFAQSRLTLASGVTLNAGAHAQHFALTGQTTIEPRVGASWAFARGQEITLGYGLHSQREDLRFYLVRPDGMSEPNRDLGLARAHHLVAGYSRQLSNAVRVQAEAYAQRLFDVPVIADSSFSLLNIRQDWTFAEALVNDGVGENIGIEMTVERSLRGGFYALATGSLYRSRYRGGDGLWRPTRFDQRYAVNALAGHEVRVGRANLLGVNVRVSAVGGERRSPVDVALSRLREEVIYDESRAFEDRSPASWVADLTLTYRVNGRRAAHVWSLQLKNALLAKDSAWDYDLRVRDVVEIREGYPLPVLSYALEL, from the coding sequence GTGCGCTCTCTCCTGCTGCTCCTGCTTCTCCTTCCGTCTGCCGCGCTCGCGCAGTCGGTGCAAACCATCCGCGGCTCGGTGCTGGACCGCGACACCCGCGCGCCAGTCATCGGCGCGACGGTCCTCGTCGTTGACTCCGAACCTCTGCTGGGGTCTGCGAGCGACACCGACGGGCGCTTCGCCGTGGAGCGCGTCCCGCTCGGCCGACACACTCTCGAAGTCCGCTCCCTCGGGTATGAGTCGCTCCGGCTTCCCAACGTGCTCGTTAGCGCGGGCCAGGAGACCGTTCTGGAGATCGCGCTGTCAGAGGCTGTCCTGGCAGGCGAGGAGGTGGTCGTCAGCGCGGCTCGACTGGACGGTCGGCCTCGCAACGAAATGGCGACGGTGAGCGCCCGCTCGTTTTCAGCTGAGCAGACGAGCCGCTTTGCAGGCGCGGTGGACGACCCCGCCCGGCTCGCGGCGTCTTTCGCGGGCGTCGCGCCCACCGGCAGTGGCATCGCCGACAACGCCATCGCCATCCGTGGCAACGCTCCCAAAGGCGTCCTCTGGCGTCTCGAAGGCGTCGAGATTCCGAACCCCAACCACTTCGCAGGGCTCTCGGTAGCCGGCGGCGGCGGCCTGACGCTCTTCAGTGGGGAGTTGCTGGCAGACTCCGACGTGTTCACGGGCGCCTTCCCGGCTGAGTACGGGAACGCTCTCTCCGGCGTGTTCGAAATGCACTTCCGCACGGGCAACCCCGCCACGCGCGAGCACACGCTGAAAGCGGGACTTATCGGCCTGGAGGTCGCATCTGAGGGTCCGATCCAGATGGGTGCCCCCTCCACGTACCTCGTCAACTATCGGTACTCCACGCTTGGCCTGCTCCTGCCGCTGCTCCCGACCGATGCCGGCGCGACCTACCAGGATCTCTCCTTCAAACTCGCCTTCCCTACCCGAGGCGCCGGACGGTTCGAGCTCTGGGGCATTGGCGGCCTGGACGGGCAAACGCTCGTCGAGAACCCCGACTCCACGACCTGGACCTCGGATTTCTGGGATCGCACCCGCTTCGATGTCGACCTCGGCGTCGGCGCCAGCGGCCTCTCCCACCACCTCGTGCTCGGCACGCGGACCTACCTCCGCACCACGGCGGCCCTCACCGCGCAGCGCACCGAGTGGGACCAGCAGCATTTTTCCGACGACCTCGACCTCCAGCCCGACCTCACGCTGAAGAAAACGACCTCGCGTGCGAGCCTCGGCGCCACGCTCACACACAAGTGGAGCCCCCGCCACCTCACGACCACAGGCGTCAGCCTCCAACGGATCGGGTACGACCTCGACCTCCGGATCGCCCCCGATCAGCAACCGCCTCTGGCGCCCGTGGCCGTCGGGAGCGGGACGAGCGAGTGGCTGGAGGCCTTCGCCCAGTCGCGCCTGACGCTGGCCTCTGGCGTTACGCTGAATGCCGGCGCCCATGCGCAGCACTTCGCCCTGACGGGCCAGACGACGATCGAGCCCCGCGTGGGAGCGTCCTGGGCCTTCGCTAGAGGCCAGGAGATCACGCTCGGGTACGGGCTCCACAGCCAGCGGGAGGACCTGCGGTTCTACCTCGTGCGACCCGATGGCATGTCGGAGCCGAACCGCGACCTCGGACTCGCACGCGCGCACCATCTCGTCGCGGGCTATTCCCGGCAGCTCTCAAACGCGGTCCGCGTGCAGGCCGAGGCCTATGCGCAGCGGCTGTTCGACGTGCCCGTGATCGCCGACAGCTCGTTCTCGCTGCTCAACATCCGCCAGGACTGGACCTTCGCCGAAGCGCTCGTCAACGACGGCGTGGGCGAGAACATCGGGATCGAGATGACCGTGGAGCGGTCCCTGCGCGGCGGCTTCTACGCCCTCGCGACCGGGTCGCTGTACCGGTCGCGCTACCGTGGCGGCGACGGCCTCTGGCGCCCGACACGGTTCGATCAGCGCTACGCGGTGAACGCCCTGGCTGGGCACGAGGTGCGCGTGGGCCGCGCTAACCTGCTAGGCGTCAACGTACGCGTCTCGGCCGTCGGCGGCGAGCGCCGCAGCCCCGTCGACGTCGCGCTCTCGCGTCTGCGCGAGGAGGTCATCTACGACGAGTCGCGTGCCTTCGAAGACCGTAGTCCGGCTTCGTGGGTGGCCGACCTGACGCTGACCTACCGCGTCAACGGACGCCGTGCTGCGCATGTCTGGTCGCTCCAACTCAAGAACGCCCTGCTCGCGAAAGACAGCGCGTGGGACTACGACTTGCGGGTACGCGATGTCGTCGAGATTCGCGAGGGCTACCCGCTCCCGGTGCTGAGCTACGCGCTGGAACTGTAG
- a CDS encoding SDR family oxidoreductase, translated as MPTIVITGASQGIGRAVALGYARAPQASGVRLALLARNVRNLEAVAAECREAGAEAEVFACDVTDGDQVARASGEVLDRFGAPDILVNNAGVFVPGTFLEITPEAFRSQIEVNLTSAFLVTQSFLPAMLARGDAGASGAEADASGDIVFMASVASTRGYPGGAAYGAAKHGLLGLARTLREETKSRGLRVITVLPGATLTPSWEGVDVPPHRLMPPEAIAQAVVAATSMPRGAVVEEILIRPQEGDL; from the coding sequence ATGCCGACCATCGTCATCACCGGCGCGAGCCAAGGCATCGGCCGCGCCGTCGCGCTCGGCTACGCGCGGGCGCCCCAGGCCTCTGGCGTCCGGCTCGCCCTTCTCGCGCGCAACGTCAGAAACCTCGAAGCCGTTGCCGCGGAGTGCCGCGAAGCGGGCGCCGAGGCCGAGGTCTTCGCGTGCGACGTGACCGACGGGGACCAGGTAGCGCGCGCCTCCGGCGAGGTCCTGGACCGCTTTGGCGCGCCCGACATCCTCGTGAACAACGCCGGCGTGTTCGTGCCCGGGACGTTTTTGGAGATCACGCCAGAGGCCTTCCGCTCCCAGATCGAGGTCAACCTCACGAGCGCGTTTCTGGTCACGCAGTCCTTCCTTCCCGCGATGCTGGCCCGGGGCGACGCCGGGGCCTCTGGCGCGGAGGCGGACGCCTCTGGCGACATCGTGTTCATGGCGAGCGTGGCGAGCACGCGCGGGTACCCCGGCGGGGCCGCGTACGGCGCGGCGAAACACGGCCTGCTCGGCCTCGCGCGGACGCTCCGCGAGGAAACCAAGAGCCGGGGCCTCCGCGTCATCACGGTCCTCCCCGGCGCAACGCTCACGCCGTCGTGGGAGGGCGTGGACGTACCGCCGCACCGGCTCATGCCGCCAGAGGCCATCGCGCAGGCCGTCGTCGCCGCGACCTCAATGCCGCGCGGCGCAGTCGTCGAAGAGATCCTGATCCGACCCCAGGAGGGCGACCTGTAG
- a CDS encoding helix-turn-helix domain-containing protein: MDGPSFSNAMAVIYLLGATQGLFLAAVLASRHRNALPNRLLAAVVLVFSIDLAMAVYHATDASAVVPALIGLDLPIGFLYGPLFYLYVRTFTAERPEMKRTDLWHLAPFVLLSLFLVPYYLLPGTEKLALLNDPGASFQTGALTIINPLKLVHGFVYIALVVALLRRHRARVRDQEAPVDSVSLRWLRALAVSVLALLTVVTVLYAAGVRDHVPTLGMDPSAIYDDLTLLSVTVFVYALGYFGLRHPSLFAPDPASGATVQDHEASPAPEAPSEPAYARSGMRPEEAARHRERLLALMETEHIYRRGDLTLSDLADALGITPHNLTEVLNTHLGQSYYDFVNGYRVREVQERLVDPACAHLTVLAIGMEAGFNAKSSFNAAFKRLTGLTPSAYRQRQNTAA; the protein is encoded by the coding sequence ATGGACGGCCCGAGCTTCAGCAACGCGATGGCAGTGATCTACCTGCTGGGAGCCACCCAGGGGCTGTTCCTCGCCGCCGTGCTCGCGAGCCGGCACCGCAACGCGCTACCCAACCGGCTGCTCGCCGCAGTCGTGCTCGTGTTCTCGATCGACCTCGCGATGGCGGTGTACCACGCCACGGACGCGAGCGCGGTCGTTCCGGCCCTCATCGGTCTGGACCTGCCGATCGGGTTTCTGTACGGCCCGCTGTTCTATCTCTACGTCCGCACGTTCACAGCCGAGCGCCCGGAGATGAAGCGGACCGACCTGTGGCATCTGGCGCCGTTCGTGCTGCTGTCGCTGTTCCTCGTCCCCTACTACCTTCTGCCCGGCACGGAGAAGCTGGCGCTGCTAAACGACCCCGGAGCGTCGTTCCAGACCGGGGCGTTGACCATCATCAACCCCCTGAAGCTCGTCCACGGCTTCGTCTACATCGCCCTCGTGGTGGCGCTGCTTCGGCGGCACCGCGCCCGGGTGCGCGACCAGGAGGCGCCCGTCGATTCGGTTTCGCTCCGCTGGCTTCGCGCGCTCGCCGTCAGCGTGCTCGCTCTGCTCACAGTCGTCACCGTGCTCTACGCCGCCGGCGTCCGAGACCACGTGCCGACGCTGGGGATGGACCCGAGCGCCATCTACGACGATCTCACCCTTCTCAGCGTGACGGTCTTCGTGTACGCGCTCGGCTACTTCGGCCTGCGCCACCCGAGCCTCTTCGCTCCCGATCCGGCCTCTGGCGCGACGGTACAGGACCATGAGGCTTCACCTGCGCCAGAGGCCCCGTCAGAGCCTGCGTACGCGCGCTCCGGGATGCGGCCGGAGGAAGCGGCACGGCACCGCGAGCGGCTGCTCGCGCTCATGGAAACCGAGCACATCTACCGGCGTGGCGACCTCACGCTGTCAGACCTCGCTGACGCTCTCGGCATCACGCCGCACAACCTCACCGAGGTGCTCAACACGCACCTCGGGCAGAGCTACTACGACTTCGTCAACGGGTACCGCGTGCGCGAGGTACAAGAGCGGCTCGTGGACCCGGCCTGCGCCCACCTGACGGTCTTAGCGATCGGGATGGAGGCAGGGTTCAACGCGAAGTCGTCGTTCAATGCGGCGTTCAAGCGGCTCACCGGCCTGACGCCCTCGGCCTACCGCCAGAGGCAAAACACGGCCGCCTGA
- a CDS encoding GNAT family N-acetyltransferase yields the protein MTVQHDSAHNRFTADTEHGTAELGYRAGGGTIAFVHTRVPEPDRGQDIGSQLVEAGLQHARENDLKVLPECPFVESYMESHPETQDLLARG from the coding sequence ATGACTGTCCAACACGACTCCGCCCACAACCGCTTTACTGCCGATACCGAGCACGGCACCGCCGAACTCGGGTACCGGGCCGGCGGCGGCACCATCGCGTTTGTCCACACGCGCGTCCCCGAGCCCGACCGCGGGCAGGACATCGGCAGCCAGCTGGTTGAGGCCGGGCTCCAGCACGCGCGCGAGAACGACCTCAAGGTGCTTCCCGAGTGCCCGTTTGTCGAGTCGTACATGGAGAGCCACCCCGAGACGCAGGACCTCCTCGCCCGAGGCTAG
- a CDS encoding xanthine dehydrogenase family protein molybdopterin-binding subunit — MNTHPTSVIGQSTRRVTGPLKVSGQATYAAEFSKDFGDELAHAVIVNAFAASGRITSIDIAEAEAASGVIRVFTHENAPELPYKEPLMRPQVQPQVGDPLRPLQTDQIYFSGQAVAVVVAESLEEAEHAATLVRVHVDETPADTDLHAARQRPLAEEKQDTPRVSAPKKPAENAKMTGRPADVTVGDPDAAFESAAHTVDLEIEVKTLVNNPIEPHATIAWWEGSHLTVHDKNQWVDNARKKLALAFGIREQEIDLKVDALNKAKDAVEDALGVEESSVRVVSPFTGGGFGSGLRTWPHTFLAALAARELERPVRLVLSRQQMFNSVGHRPHNVNRVRLGADADGRLQSVIHEAWQETSVYEEYTMNLLNTTRMAYATSNLRTTYRLVPLNVQSPTSMRAPGEASGAHALELSMDALAYEIGMDPLELRRRNNSTHDVQGTPFSSKHLAEAYDLGAERIGWADRTMAPRSMRDGDDLIGLGVSSAFYPANRLKASASARLRPDGTAQIHSASSDMGPGTYVSMTMVAADTLGLPMEKVEFALGDSDFPHAPVHGGSMTMASVGPAVKAACEAAVQSAIKVAVDDDASPLAGAKASDVRLEHGELIGPGGREPLMDVVKRHGESIEATASSGPNKLQMLMPSDYAFHSYGCVFARVRVDSRTGEPRVEKVVAVNDVGKVINPKTAASQTIGGVVMGIGMALMEEAVLDPVYHRYANDSFAEYHVVTNRDAPEIEAHFVGEPDYKLNPLGARGVGEIATVGTSSAVVNALYHATGVRALDLPATLDKFL; from the coding sequence ATGAACACGCACCCCACCTCCGTTATCGGGCAGTCCACGCGGCGCGTGACCGGCCCGCTGAAGGTCTCCGGACAGGCCACCTACGCCGCCGAGTTCTCCAAGGACTTCGGCGACGAACTGGCCCACGCCGTGATCGTCAACGCGTTCGCCGCCAGCGGCCGCATCACCTCCATCGACATCGCCGAGGCGGAGGCGGCCTCTGGCGTGATCCGCGTGTTTACGCACGAGAACGCGCCGGAGCTGCCGTACAAGGAGCCGCTCATGCGCCCGCAGGTGCAGCCCCAGGTGGGCGACCCGCTCCGCCCGCTCCAAACCGACCAGATCTACTTCAGCGGCCAGGCCGTCGCGGTCGTCGTGGCGGAGTCGTTGGAAGAGGCCGAGCACGCCGCGACGCTCGTGCGCGTGCACGTGGACGAGACGCCCGCCGATACCGACCTCCACGCCGCGCGCCAGAGGCCTCTGGCGGAGGAAAAGCAGGACACGCCGCGCGTCTCGGCGCCGAAGAAGCCCGCCGAGAACGCCAAGATGACCGGCCGCCCCGCCGATGTCACCGTCGGCGACCCCGACGCGGCGTTTGAGTCGGCGGCGCACACGGTCGATCTGGAGATCGAGGTCAAAACGCTCGTCAACAACCCCATCGAGCCGCACGCGACGATCGCGTGGTGGGAGGGCAGCCACCTCACGGTCCACGACAAGAACCAGTGGGTGGACAACGCGCGCAAAAAGCTCGCGCTGGCCTTTGGCATCCGCGAGCAGGAGATCGACCTCAAGGTGGACGCGCTCAACAAGGCGAAGGACGCTGTCGAAGACGCGCTCGGCGTCGAGGAGTCCAGCGTGCGCGTGGTCTCGCCGTTTACGGGCGGCGGCTTCGGCTCCGGCCTGCGGACGTGGCCGCACACGTTTCTGGCCGCCCTGGCCGCGCGCGAGCTGGAACGGCCCGTTCGGCTCGTGCTCTCGCGCCAGCAGATGTTCAACTCGGTCGGCCACAGGCCGCACAACGTCAACCGCGTGCGCCTCGGCGCCGACGCGGACGGGCGGTTGCAGAGCGTGATCCACGAGGCGTGGCAGGAGACCTCGGTGTACGAGGAGTACACGATGAACCTGCTCAACACCACGCGCATGGCCTACGCCACGTCCAACCTGCGCACGACGTACCGGTTGGTCCCGCTCAACGTCCAGAGCCCGACATCGATGCGGGCGCCCGGCGAGGCCTCTGGCGCGCACGCGCTCGAGCTCTCGATGGACGCCCTCGCCTACGAGATCGGGATGGACCCGCTGGAGCTCCGGCGGCGCAACAACTCCACGCACGACGTGCAGGGCACGCCGTTCTCGTCCAAGCACCTCGCCGAGGCCTACGACCTCGGCGCCGAGCGCATCGGCTGGGCCGACCGCACGATGGCGCCGCGCTCCATGCGCGACGGTGATGACCTGATCGGCCTCGGCGTCTCGTCGGCGTTTTACCCCGCCAACCGGCTCAAGGCCAGCGCGTCGGCTCGGCTCCGCCCTGATGGCACGGCGCAGATCCACAGCGCGTCCTCGGACATGGGCCCCGGCACCTACGTCTCCATGACGATGGTCGCCGCCGACACGCTCGGCCTGCCGATGGAGAAGGTGGAGTTCGCCCTCGGAGATAGCGACTTCCCGCACGCGCCCGTCCACGGCGGCTCCATGACGATGGCCTCGGTTGGCCCCGCCGTTAAAGCCGCTTGCGAGGCCGCCGTGCAGTCCGCCATCAAAGTGGCCGTCGACGATGACGCCTCGCCTCTGGCGGGCGCGAAGGCGAGCGACGTGCGGCTGGAGCACGGCGAACTCATCGGGCCGGGCGGGCGCGAGCCGCTCATGGACGTCGTCAAGCGACACGGCGAATCCATCGAGGCGACGGCGTCTTCGGGGCCGAACAAGCTCCAGATGCTGATGCCCTCGGATTACGCCTTCCATTCCTACGGCTGCGTGTTCGCTCGCGTCCGCGTGGACAGTCGGACCGGCGAGCCGCGCGTCGAGAAGGTGGTCGCGGTCAACGATGTCGGCAAGGTCATCAACCCCAAGACGGCCGCCTCGCAGACCATCGGCGGCGTCGTGATGGGCATCGGGATGGCGCTGATGGAGGAGGCCGTGTTGGACCCGGTCTACCACCGCTACGCCAACGATTCCTTTGCCGAGTACCACGTCGTCACCAACCGCGACGCGCCCGAAATCGAGGCGCACTTCGTCGGCGAGCCGGACTACAAGCTGAACCCGCTCGGCGCCAGAGGCGTCGGCGAGATCGCGACCGTCGGCACGTCCTCGGCGGTCGTCAACGCGCTCTACCACGCCACGGGCGTGCGCGCGCTCGACCTCCCGGCGACGCTCGACAAGTTCCTCTAG
- a CDS encoding AAA family ATPase — MPDDLFDAAATARRQRSAPLADRMRPRTLDEFAGQGHLLAQGKLLRRAVEADRVTSLILFGPPGTGKTTLARIIANTTSKHFASLNAVLAGVADIRAQIDAARQRLKHHGQGTILFVDEVHRFNKSQQDALLPHVENGTVTFVGATTENPYFEVNKALVSRSRIFELQPLTEADLEQIARQALGDPDRGYGRQNVVLAPEAMAHLVSTSNGDARSILGALELAVETTPPAASGAIEIGLLEAEESIQKRAVLYDKDGDAHYDTISAFIKSMRGSDPDAALYWMAKMIYAGEDPRFVFRRMLIFAGEDIGMADPNAMRMAVACAEAFDRVGMPEGRFMLAECCLYLATAPKSNSGFAFFSALAHVEKERTEDPPNALKDGSRDKKGLGHGKGYKYPHAYQDHYVPEQYLPGGMQGTYFYEPSDQGYEGRLRVRLEQLRARDEAESIEKRVRRYAEEDAPQATGTETSGESEAPEASGES; from the coding sequence ATGCCCGACGACCTTTTCGACGCCGCCGCCACCGCTCGCCGCCAACGCTCCGCGCCTCTGGCGGACCGCATGCGCCCCCGCACGCTGGACGAGTTCGCGGGCCAGGGCCACCTCCTCGCACAGGGCAAGCTGCTCCGCCGCGCTGTCGAGGCCGACCGCGTGACGAGCCTCATCCTGTTCGGCCCGCCCGGAACCGGCAAGACCACGCTCGCGAGGATCATCGCGAACACGACGAGCAAGCACTTCGCGAGCCTCAACGCCGTCCTCGCAGGCGTGGCCGACATTCGGGCGCAGATCGACGCCGCGCGCCAGAGGCTCAAGCACCACGGTCAGGGCACGATCCTGTTCGTGGACGAGGTGCACCGCTTCAACAAGTCCCAGCAGGACGCGCTGCTCCCGCACGTCGAGAACGGGACCGTCACGTTTGTCGGCGCGACGACCGAGAACCCGTACTTCGAGGTCAACAAGGCGCTCGTTTCACGCTCGCGCATCTTTGAGCTCCAGCCGCTGACGGAGGCCGACCTGGAGCAGATCGCGCGCCAGGCGCTGGGCGACCCCGACCGTGGCTACGGCCGCCAAAACGTCGTCCTCGCGCCAGAGGCGATGGCGCACCTGGTCAGCACCTCCAACGGCGATGCGCGCTCCATCCTCGGCGCGCTAGAGTTGGCCGTCGAGACGACGCCCCCCGCGGCCTCTGGCGCCATCGAGATCGGCCTGCTGGAGGCCGAGGAATCGATCCAGAAGCGCGCCGTGCTGTACGACAAGGACGGCGACGCGCACTACGACACCATCAGCGCGTTTATCAAGAGCATGCGCGGGTCGGACCCCGACGCGGCGCTGTACTGGATGGCGAAGATGATCTACGCCGGCGAGGACCCGCGCTTCGTCTTCCGCCGGATGCTGATCTTCGCCGGCGAGGACATCGGCATGGCCGACCCCAACGCGATGCGCATGGCCGTCGCCTGCGCCGAGGCGTTCGACCGCGTGGGGATGCCCGAGGGCCGCTTCATGCTCGCCGAGTGCTGCCTCTACCTCGCGACGGCGCCGAAGAGCAACAGCGGATTCGCGTTTTTCTCCGCTCTCGCGCACGTGGAAAAGGAGCGGACCGAGGACCCGCCGAACGCCCTCAAGGACGGCTCGCGAGACAAAAAGGGCCTGGGCCACGGCAAAGGCTACAAGTACCCCCACGCCTATCAGGACCACTACGTGCCGGAGCAGTACCTCCCGGGCGGGATGCAGGGCACGTATTTCTACGAGCCCTCCGACCAGGGCTACGAGGGCCGCTTGCGGGTGCGCCTGGAGCAGTTGCGCGCGCGCGACGAAGCGGAGTCCATCGAGAAGCGCGTGCGGCGCTACGCGGAGGAAGACGCGCCACAGGCGACGGGAACCGAAACCTCTGGCGAGAGCGAGGCGCCAGAGGCCTCTGGCGAGAGCTGA